In one window of Streptomyces sp. NBC_01224 DNA:
- a CDS encoding MFS transporter translates to MKAAIELPTTPLKPLRVAAFRRFVLANLISATGSAMAPLALAYAVIGQGGGAGSLGVVLATNSVPTIVFTVAGGVLADRLSRSRILFLSNALSAAAQGVLAVLVATHQATTASIAACGFASGVAVAFTAPAAVGVVGQLVAAEHLQQANALVRLPNNAVKVLGPVVGGLIVAVGGPAWALSWDALTFLVAALLLLGLRLGAPVTKGSALADLRAGWSGFRSRTWLWTYTAAGTVVVAAWLAGFQLLGPVVAAEHYSGARSWGLVQGAFAFGLLAGTVMCLRWKPHRLLAVAVVTGSGLCLPPAALGMGLALPWVLLGAVLAGVGLDVAIVAWNTALQQHVPQEELGRMSSFNGVGERIAIPLGYLVTALAAHAWADRTVLLVCAGAIVATTVLNLCVRDVYRVNRV, encoded by the coding sequence ATGAAGGCCGCGATCGAACTACCGACAACTCCCTTAAAACCACTGCGAGTTGCCGCTTTCCGCCGATTCGTCCTCGCCAATCTCATCTCGGCGACCGGGTCCGCGATGGCTCCCCTCGCCCTCGCCTATGCGGTGATCGGACAGGGCGGCGGAGCCGGGTCCCTCGGCGTCGTGCTGGCCACGAACTCCGTACCGACGATCGTCTTCACCGTCGCGGGCGGCGTCCTCGCGGATCGTCTGTCGCGCAGCCGGATTCTTTTTCTGAGCAATGCCCTGTCCGCGGCCGCGCAGGGGGTACTCGCCGTGCTGGTCGCCACGCATCAAGCGACGACCGCTTCGATCGCCGCATGCGGCTTCGCGTCGGGGGTCGCCGTGGCCTTCACCGCGCCGGCCGCGGTCGGTGTGGTGGGGCAGCTCGTCGCGGCGGAGCACCTGCAGCAGGCCAATGCGCTGGTCCGGCTTCCGAACAATGCCGTCAAGGTGCTCGGCCCCGTCGTCGGAGGTCTGATCGTCGCGGTCGGCGGCCCGGCGTGGGCCCTGTCGTGGGATGCGCTCACCTTCCTGGTCGCAGCGCTCCTGTTGCTCGGCCTGCGGCTGGGCGCGCCGGTCACGAAGGGCAGCGCCCTGGCCGACCTGCGGGCGGGCTGGTCCGGCTTCCGCTCCCGCACTTGGCTGTGGACGTACACCGCCGCCGGAACGGTCGTGGTCGCCGCATGGCTGGCCGGCTTTCAGCTCCTCGGCCCGGTCGTCGCCGCCGAGCACTACTCGGGGGCGCGCTCCTGGGGGCTCGTCCAGGGCGCGTTCGCGTTCGGGCTGCTTGCGGGGACGGTGATGTGCCTGCGCTGGAAGCCCCACCGTCTGCTGGCCGTTGCCGTCGTCACCGGCTCCGGGCTCTGCCTGCCACCGGCGGCCTTGGGAATGGGCCTGGCCCTGCCCTGGGTGCTGCTCGGTGCCGTGCTCGCGGGCGTGGGGCTGGATGTCGCCATCGTGGCGTGGAACACCGCGCTCCAACAGCACGTGCCCCAGGAGGAGCTGGGCCGCATGAGCTCGTTCAACGGTGTCGGGGAGCGTATCGCCATCCCGCTCGGCTACCTCGTCACCGCGCTCGCCGCACATGCCTGGGCCGATCGGACCGTGCTCCTGGTCTGTGCCGGTGCCATCGTGGCCACCACGGTCCTCAACCTCTGTGTACGGGACGTGTACCGCGTCAATCGCGTCTGA